One genomic region from Amycolatopsis sp. FBCC-B4732 encodes:
- a CDS encoding carboxymuconolactone decarboxylase family protein gives MPHIPLDPALPGISALFAYRPETAAPLGQLAEVLLRGPNSLTVGERELIAAVVSNGNECRFCTGSHAAAAAETLEGGRAVVDAACGGIDDAPVSAKIKALLWIALAVRETGRAVTGELVAAARAEGATDVEIHDTVLIAASFCLFNRYVDGLGTIAPDDQAVYDQIGKRLATDGYAGLGN, from the coding sequence ATGCCGCACATCCCGCTCGACCCGGCCCTGCCCGGGATCTCCGCGCTCTTCGCCTACCGGCCGGAGACCGCGGCGCCGCTCGGGCAGCTGGCCGAGGTGCTGCTGCGCGGGCCGAACTCCCTGACCGTCGGCGAACGCGAGCTGATCGCGGCCGTCGTGTCCAACGGCAACGAGTGCCGCTTCTGCACCGGCAGCCACGCCGCCGCGGCCGCCGAGACCCTCGAGGGCGGCCGCGCGGTGGTCGACGCCGCGTGCGGCGGGATCGACGACGCCCCCGTCTCGGCGAAGATCAAGGCACTGCTGTGGATCGCCCTCGCCGTCCGCGAAACCGGGCGTGCGGTCACCGGCGAGCTCGTCGCCGCCGCCCGCGCCGAGGGCGCCACCGACGTCGAAATCCACGACACCGTGCTGATCGCGGCGTCGTTCTGCCTGTTCAACCGGTACGTCGACGGCCTCGGCACGATCGCCCCCGACGACCAGGCCGTCTACGACCAGATCGGCAAGCGCCTGGCCACCGACGGCTACGCCGGCCTAGGGAACTAG